A genomic window from Streptomyces sp. HUAS YS2 includes:
- a CDS encoding LLM class F420-dependent oxidoreductase, whose translation MRISTTIFLTDETIGPVRLARELEQRGFAGLYLPEHTHIPIERTTPYPAAGDELPPEYGRILDPFVALGQAAAVTERLGLGTGVTLIAEHDPIVLAKQIATLDHLSGGRFTLGVGFGWNKEEAADHGVRWATRRELGRDRMHLMRALWAAEPTAYEGEFASVGASFAYPKPVGGAPRTLLGGAAGPKLFAQIAEYADGWMPIGGRGLTATMPVLRETWEKAGRDPEALQVVPYAVLPNPGKLEHYEELGCPEVVLQLPPGGEAEVLGVLDEFARYVQ comes from the coding sequence ATGCGGATCTCGACCACGATCTTCCTGACCGACGAGACCATCGGCCCGGTGCGGCTCGCCCGCGAGCTGGAGCAGCGCGGCTTCGCAGGGCTCTACCTGCCCGAGCACACCCACATCCCCATCGAGCGGACCACGCCCTACCCGGCGGCGGGCGACGAGCTGCCCCCGGAGTACGGCCGCATCCTCGACCCGTTCGTCGCCCTCGGCCAGGCCGCGGCGGTCACCGAGCGCCTCGGCCTCGGCACCGGCGTGACGCTGATCGCCGAGCACGATCCGATCGTCCTCGCCAAGCAGATCGCCACCCTCGACCACCTCTCCGGCGGGCGCTTCACCCTCGGCGTCGGCTTCGGCTGGAACAAGGAGGAGGCCGCCGACCACGGCGTCCGGTGGGCGACCCGGCGCGAACTCGGCCGCGACCGGATGCACCTGATGCGCGCCCTGTGGGCCGCCGAACCGACCGCGTACGAGGGCGAGTTCGCCTCCGTCGGGGCCTCGTTCGCGTACCCCAAACCGGTCGGTGGCGCCCCGCGCACCCTCCTCGGCGGCGCCGCGGGCCCCAAGCTGTTCGCGCAGATCGCCGAGTACGCGGACGGCTGGATGCCGATCGGCGGCCGCGGCCTGACGGCCACGATGCCGGTCCTCAGGGAGACCTGGGAGAAGGCCGGCCGCGACCCGGAGGCCCTCCAGGTCGTCCCGTACGCGGTCCTCCCCAACCCCGGCAAACTCGAGCACTACGAGGAACTGGGCTGCCCCGAGGTGGTCCTTCAGCTGCCGCCGGGGGGTGAGGCGGAGGTGCTGGGGGTGCTGGACGAGTTCGCCCGGTATGTCCAGTGA
- a CDS encoding DUF397 domain-containing protein: protein MAIIQGGTDTWTKSSYSGGNGACVEVKSPVLASIAVRDSKAPEGPSITFAPHTWNAFVGEVSTGTL from the coding sequence GGCGGTACGGACACCTGGACGAAGTCCTCCTATTCCGGCGGAAACGGCGCCTGCGTGGAGGTCAAGTCCCCGGTCCTGGCCTCCATCGCGGTGCGTGACTCGAAGGCGCCCGAGGGCCCTTCGATCACTTTCGCCCCGCACACGTGGAACGCCTTCGTCGGAGAAGTGAGCACGGGAACCCTCTGA
- a CDS encoding ADP-ribosylglycohydrolase family protein: MTTAAAAAVWGRAEQQDFRSRVRGCLLGGAVGDAFGAGVAGLTLEEIREAHGPQGLTEPAPAHGRRGAVTAATQMTLFTVDGLVRAQVRRDIGAWHPPTDVHRAHLRWAATQRDWGPDERRKDNGWLARQEWLYARRDPARACLTGLGDEHVGTLDKPKNPEARDAGAAVRSAPFGLLVGWEPDLVCQLAVECATQTHGHPAAYLSAGAFALIVHGLARGETVDGAVQRALAQLARRPGHQPVTDALQQALGAVRQGIPGPGRVDALGAAEDRAENALAVAVYCTLVGEDLRHGLRLSVNHDGPSAATGALTGALLGALHGETALPPAWLAELEGRSTVLELADDFAMEMTQGAALHGPTDSSPGWLARYPRD, translated from the coding sequence GTGACCACAGCAGCAGCCGCCGCCGTCTGGGGCCGGGCCGAACAGCAGGACTTCCGTTCGCGGGTGAGAGGCTGCCTGCTCGGCGGCGCGGTCGGGGACGCGTTCGGGGCGGGTGTCGCCGGGCTCACGCTCGAGGAGATACGCGAGGCCCACGGGCCGCAGGGCCTGACCGAGCCCGCCCCCGCGCACGGCAGGCGCGGCGCGGTCACCGCCGCCACGCAGATGACCCTGTTCACCGTCGACGGCCTGGTCCGCGCGCAGGTCCGCCGGGACATCGGCGCCTGGCACCCGCCGACCGACGTGCACCGCGCCCACCTGCGCTGGGCCGCCACCCAGCGCGACTGGGGCCCCGACGAGCGCCGCAAGGACAACGGCTGGCTGGCCCGGCAGGAGTGGCTCTACGCCCGCCGCGACCCCGCCCGCGCCTGCCTGACCGGCCTCGGCGACGAACACGTCGGCACCCTCGACAAGCCCAAGAACCCCGAGGCCCGGGACGCCGGCGCGGCGGTCCGCTCGGCGCCCTTCGGGCTGCTCGTCGGCTGGGAGCCCGACCTGGTCTGCCAGCTCGCCGTCGAGTGCGCCACCCAGACCCACGGCCACCCCGCCGCGTACCTGTCCGCCGGGGCGTTCGCGCTGATCGTGCACGGCCTGGCGCGCGGCGAGACCGTGGACGGCGCGGTCCAGCGGGCGCTGGCCCAGCTGGCCCGGCGCCCCGGCCACCAGCCGGTCACCGACGCGCTCCAGCAGGCCCTCGGGGCCGTGCGCCAGGGGATACCCGGCCCGGGCAGGGTCGACGCGCTCGGCGCGGCCGAGGACCGCGCCGAGAACGCCCTCGCGGTCGCCGTGTACTGCACCCTCGTCGGCGAGGACCTGCGCCACGGCCTGCGCCTGTCCGTCAACCACGACGGCCCGTCGGCCGCGACCGGCGCCCTGACCGGCGCGCTGCTCGGCGCCCTGCACGGCGAGACGGCCCTCCCGCCGGCCTGGCTGGCCGAGCTGGAGGGCCGTTCGACGGTCCTGGAACTGGCGGACGACTTCGCGATGGAGATGACCCAGGGCGCCGCCCTGCACGGCCCCACCGACTCCTCCCCGGGCTGGCTGGCCCGCTACCCGAGGGACTGA
- a CDS encoding CehA/McbA family metallohydrolase, giving the protein MSEPSRRALLATGVASALTLGTVSFAHADTPDGDRTETVRGTLPPGSPDFVYLPFEVPEGVREIHVSYTYERPAVPAGTQGNALDIGLFDERGTELGGKGFRGWSGGARKEFFVRADDATPGYVAGPVRAGTWYVALGPYTVAPQGLAYTVTITLRFGAAAPAPRPAYPPERAKGRGRAWYRGDCHLHTVYSDGRRTPAEVAALARAAGLDFVTTTEHNTHAGHGAWADLAGEDLLILLGEEVTTRNGHVLALGTDPGTFVDWRYRARENRFGRFAREIRRAGGLVVPAHPHATCIGCNWKFGLGDADAVEVWNGPWTPDDEVSLQAWDAALAQGRWTPATGNSDAHRDPDAVGTPQTVVLADDLTREAILAGLRAGRSYVAESSAVSLELTVTDARGRTAGLGERLRTAPDTPVTVRLAVTGAPGRTARLVTDQGVLHTATLPAEGPGTVEWVTTSAYATYVRAEVRHPATWPPLPGAMAAFTNPLFLERD; this is encoded by the coding sequence ATGAGCGAACCGAGCAGACGAGCGCTCCTGGCGACGGGCGTCGCCTCCGCCCTTACCTTGGGGACCGTGAGCTTCGCGCACGCGGACACCCCCGACGGCGACCGGACGGAGACCGTCCGGGGCACGCTGCCGCCCGGCTCCCCCGACTTCGTGTACCTGCCCTTCGAGGTGCCGGAGGGGGTGCGGGAGATCCACGTCTCGTACACGTACGAGCGGCCCGCCGTGCCCGCCGGCACGCAGGGCAACGCCCTCGACATCGGCCTCTTCGACGAACGCGGCACCGAGCTCGGCGGGAAGGGTTTCCGGGGCTGGTCCGGAGGCGCGCGCAAGGAGTTCTTCGTGCGCGCTGACGACGCCACTCCGGGGTACGTCGCCGGGCCGGTGCGCGCCGGGACCTGGTACGTCGCGCTCGGCCCGTACACGGTCGCGCCGCAGGGGCTCGCGTACACCGTGACGATCACGCTCCGGTTCGGCGCGGCCGCGCCCGCGCCGAGGCCCGCGTACCCGCCGGAGCGGGCGAAGGGGCGGGGCCGGGCCTGGTACCGGGGCGACTGCCATCTGCACACCGTGTACTCCGACGGTCGCCGCACGCCCGCCGAGGTCGCCGCCCTCGCGCGCGCCGCGGGCCTCGACTTCGTCACCACCACCGAGCACAACACGCACGCCGGGCACGGCGCGTGGGCCGACCTCGCCGGGGAGGACCTGCTGATCCTGCTGGGCGAGGAGGTGACGACCCGCAACGGCCACGTCCTGGCGCTCGGCACCGACCCGGGGACCTTCGTCGACTGGCGCTACCGGGCCCGCGAGAACCGCTTCGGCCGCTTCGCCCGGGAGATCCGCCGGGCCGGCGGGCTGGTCGTCCCGGCCCATCCGCACGCCACCTGCATCGGCTGCAACTGGAAGTTCGGCCTCGGCGACGCGGACGCGGTCGAGGTGTGGAACGGCCCCTGGACCCCGGACGACGAGGTGTCGCTCCAGGCCTGGGACGCGGCCCTCGCGCAGGGCCGCTGGACCCCGGCGACGGGCAACAGCGACGCGCACCGGGACCCGGACGCGGTGGGCACGCCGCAGACCGTGGTCCTCGCCGACGACCTGACCCGCGAGGCGATCCTGGCGGGCCTGCGCGCGGGCCGCTCGTACGTCGCCGAGTCCTCGGCGGTCTCCCTGGAGCTCACGGTCACGGACGCCCGGGGCCGCACGGCGGGCCTCGGCGAGCGCCTGCGCACCGCCCCCGACACCCCGGTGACGGTCCGCCTCGCGGTCACCGGCGCCCCGGGCCGCACCGCCCGCCTCGTCACCGACCAGGGCGTCCTGCACACGGCGACGCTGCCGGCGGAGGGCCCCGGCACGGTGGAGTGGGTGACGACGAGCGCCTACGCGACCTACGTCCGCGCGGAGGTCCGCCACCCGGCGACCTGGCCGCCGCTGCCGGGGGCGATGGCGGCTTTCACCAATCCGTTGTTCCTGGAACGGGATTGA
- a CDS encoding bifunctional FO biosynthesis protein CofGH, whose product MTDQQAGRPTENAMRRALKRARDGVALDVAEAAVLLQARGGDLEDLTESAGRVRDAGLAAAGRPGVITYSKSVFIPLTRLCRDKCHYCTFVTVPGKLRRAGHGMYMSPDEVLDIARRGAELGCKEALITLGDKPEDRWPEAREWLDAHGYDDTLAYVRAMAIRILEETGLLPHLNPGVMSWTDFQRLKPVAPSMGMMLETTATRLWSEPGGPHHGSPDKEPAVRLRVLEDAGRSSVPFTSGLLLGIGETYEERAESLFALRRVSRAYHGIQELIIQNFRAKPDTAMRGMPDAELDDLVATVAVARHILGPSACLQAPPNLVDAEYERLIRAGIDDWGGVSPLTIDHVNPERPWPRIEELAEKSAAAGFELRERLCVYPEFVTRGEPWLDPRLLPHVRALADPETGLANPDAEVRGLPWQEPDEAFSAAGRTDLHRTIDTEGRTHDRRDDFDEVYGDWDALREAAAPGMIPQRIDTDVREALAVAADDPTRLTDDQALALLHADGPALDALTRTADDVRRAAVGDDVTYIVTRNINFTNVCYTGCRFCAFAQRRTDADAYTLSLDQVADRAQQAWDVGAVEVCMQGGIHPDLPGTAYFDIARAVKQRVPGMHVHAFSPMEVVNGASRTGLSIREWLTAAKEAGLDSIPGTAAEILDDEVRWVLTKGKLPTATWIEVITTAHELGIRSSSTMMYGHVDQPRHWLGHFRTLSRIQQAALDSGRQGFTEFVTLPFIHTNAPVYLAGIARPGPTVRDNRAVIAMARLLLHPHIPNIQTSWVKLGTEGAAEMLRSGANDLGGTLMEETISRMAGSSYGSYRSVKDLVAIAEAAGRPAKPRTTLYGEVPEERVRAAEASDGHLPELLPVLGD is encoded by the coding sequence ATGACGGATCAGCAGGCAGGACGGCCCACCGAGAACGCGATGCGGCGTGCGCTCAAGCGGGCCAGGGACGGCGTCGCGCTCGACGTCGCGGAGGCGGCCGTGCTGCTGCAGGCGCGCGGCGGCGACCTCGAGGACCTGACCGAGTCGGCCGGCCGGGTGCGGGACGCGGGGCTCGCGGCCGCCGGGCGGCCGGGCGTCATCACGTACTCGAAGAGCGTGTTCATCCCGCTGACCCGGCTCTGCCGGGACAAGTGCCACTACTGCACCTTCGTCACCGTCCCCGGCAAGCTGCGGCGCGCCGGGCACGGGATGTACATGTCGCCGGACGAGGTGCTCGACATCGCCCGCCGCGGTGCCGAACTCGGCTGCAAGGAAGCCCTGATCACCCTCGGCGACAAGCCCGAGGACCGCTGGCCCGAGGCCCGCGAGTGGCTCGACGCGCACGGCTACGACGACACCCTCGCGTACGTGCGGGCCATGGCGATCCGGATCCTGGAGGAGACCGGACTCCTGCCGCACCTCAACCCCGGCGTGATGTCCTGGACCGACTTCCAGCGACTCAAGCCCGTCGCCCCGTCCATGGGGATGATGCTGGAGACGACCGCGACCCGGCTGTGGTCCGAGCCCGGCGGGCCGCACCACGGGTCCCCCGACAAGGAACCCGCCGTGCGGCTGCGGGTCCTGGAGGACGCCGGGCGCTCCTCCGTTCCGTTCACCTCCGGGCTGCTGCTCGGCATCGGCGAGACGTACGAGGAGCGCGCCGAGTCGTTGTTCGCGCTGCGCCGCGTCTCCCGCGCGTACCACGGCATCCAGGAGCTGATCATCCAGAACTTCCGCGCCAAGCCGGACACGGCCATGCGCGGCATGCCGGACGCGGAGCTGGACGACCTGGTCGCCACCGTCGCCGTCGCCCGGCACATCCTCGGCCCGTCCGCCTGCCTCCAGGCCCCGCCGAACCTCGTCGACGCCGAGTACGAGCGGCTGATCCGGGCCGGTATCGACGACTGGGGTGGGGTCTCCCCGCTCACCATCGACCACGTGAACCCGGAGCGGCCCTGGCCGCGGATCGAGGAACTGGCCGAGAAGTCCGCCGCGGCCGGCTTCGAGCTGCGCGAACGGCTCTGCGTGTACCCGGAGTTCGTCACCCGCGGCGAGCCCTGGCTCGACCCGCGGCTGCTGCCGCACGTGCGCGCCCTCGCCGACCCCGAGACGGGCCTCGCGAACCCGGACGCGGAGGTCCGCGGCCTGCCCTGGCAGGAGCCCGACGAGGCGTTCAGCGCCGCCGGACGCACCGACCTGCACCGCACCATCGACACCGAGGGCCGCACGCACGACCGGCGTGACGACTTCGACGAGGTGTACGGCGACTGGGACGCGCTGCGCGAGGCCGCCGCACCCGGCATGATCCCGCAGCGCATCGACACCGACGTGCGCGAGGCCCTCGCGGTCGCCGCCGACGACCCCACCCGGCTCACCGACGACCAGGCCCTCGCCCTGCTGCACGCCGACGGCCCGGCCCTCGACGCGCTGACCCGGACAGCCGACGACGTGCGCCGCGCGGCGGTCGGCGACGACGTCACGTACATCGTGACGCGGAACATCAACTTCACCAACGTCTGCTACACCGGCTGCCGTTTCTGCGCCTTCGCGCAGCGCCGCACCGACGCCGACGCGTACACCCTGTCCCTGGACCAGGTCGCCGACCGGGCCCAGCAGGCGTGGGACGTCGGCGCGGTCGAGGTCTGCATGCAGGGCGGCATCCACCCGGACCTGCCCGGCACCGCCTACTTCGACATCGCACGGGCCGTGAAGCAGCGCGTCCCCGGCATGCACGTGCACGCCTTCTCGCCGATGGAGGTCGTCAACGGGGCCTCGCGCACCGGCCTGTCGATCCGCGAGTGGCTGACCGCCGCCAAGGAGGCCGGGCTCGACTCGATCCCGGGCACGGCCGCGGAGATCCTCGACGACGAGGTGCGCTGGGTGCTGACGAAGGGCAAGCTGCCGACGGCGACCTGGATCGAGGTGATCACCACAGCGCACGAGCTGGGTATCCGCTCCTCGTCCACGATGATGTACGGGCACGTCGACCAGCCCCGGCACTGGCTCGGCCACTTCCGCACCCTGTCCCGCATCCAGCAGGCTGCGTTGGATTCAGGGCGGCAAGGTTTCACCGAGTTCGTGACGCTGCCGTTCATCCACACCAACGCGCCGGTCTACCTCGCGGGCATCGCCCGCCCCGGCCCGACGGTCCGCGACAACCGCGCGGTCATCGCGATGGCCCGGCTGCTGCTGCACCCGCACATCCCGAACATCCAGACCAGCTGGGTGAAGCTGGGCACGGAGGGCGCCGCCGAGATGCTCCGCTCGGGCGCGAACGACCTCGGCGGCACGCTGATGGAGGAGACCATCTCCCGCATGGCGGGCTCCAGCTACGGCTCGTACCGCTCGGTCAAGGACCTCGTCGCGATCGCGGAGGCGGCGGGGCGGCCGGCGAAGCCGCGTACGACGCTGTACGGGGAGGTGCCGGAGGAGCGGGTACGGGCCGCGGAGGCATCCGACGGCCATCTGCCGGAGCTGCTGCCGGTCCTGGGCGACTAG
- a CDS encoding SDR family oxidoreductase, whose product MLLQGKTVVVSGVGAGLGHQVAATVVRDGGNAVLGARTEANLAACAAEIDPKGERTAYLSTDITDETQCEALAALAEERFGAVDAVVHVAAWDSYFGGLEDADFDTWRGVIDVNLLGTLRMTRACLPALKRRGGSVVVIGTQSSVAAPSQVQQAAYAAPKGALTSAMYSMARELGPHRIRVNTVLPGWMWGPPVQAFVTFTAHTEGVPEDEVLGRLAERMALPELATDGDVADAAAFLASDRARSITGQSLLVNAGELMR is encoded by the coding sequence ATGCTGCTGCAGGGAAAGACCGTCGTCGTGTCCGGGGTCGGCGCGGGGCTCGGACACCAGGTCGCCGCGACCGTCGTGCGCGACGGGGGCAACGCGGTCCTCGGTGCCCGCACCGAGGCCAACCTCGCCGCCTGCGCCGCCGAGATCGACCCGAAGGGCGAGCGGACCGCGTACCTGTCCACGGACATCACCGACGAGACGCAGTGCGAGGCCCTGGCGGCGCTCGCCGAGGAGCGGTTCGGCGCAGTCGACGCGGTGGTCCATGTCGCTGCCTGGGACAGCTACTTCGGCGGTCTGGAGGACGCCGACTTCGACACCTGGCGGGGCGTCATCGACGTCAATCTGCTCGGCACGCTGCGGATGACCCGGGCCTGCCTGCCGGCGCTGAAGCGGCGCGGCGGCTCGGTCGTCGTCATCGGCACGCAGTCGTCGGTGGCCGCGCCCTCGCAGGTCCAGCAGGCCGCGTACGCGGCGCCGAAAGGGGCGCTGACCTCGGCGATGTACTCGATGGCGCGCGAACTCGGACCGCACAGGATCCGGGTCAACACCGTCCTGCCCGGCTGGATGTGGGGTCCGCCGGTGCAGGCGTTCGTGACGTTCACCGCGCACACCGAGGGTGTGCCGGAGGACGAGGTGTTGGGGCGGCTCGCCGAGCGGATGGCGCTGCCGGAGCTGGCGACGGACGGGGACGTGGCGGACGCCGCCGCGTTCCTCGCCTCGGACCGCGCCCGCTCCATCACCGGCCAGTCGCTCCTGGTCAACGCGGGCGAACTGATGCGGTAG